A window of Nocardia arthritidis genomic DNA:
GAGCACAACGTTCAGGAGGACAACCCGGCCGCATTGATCACCGCGCTGCGGGATTTCCTTACTCGCTGAGTCCCTGGCGGCAGCACACTCTTGCGTGTACGTATACGTCTACTTATAGTGAGACTGTCGCTTGAAGTGCCGAATATGTACTGCCGCAAGAGGAATCGCCATGAGTGAACCCCTCCACACCGTCACGACGATGCCGACTCAACGTCGGCCCGGCCACCCCTTCGACCCGCCCGCGGAGTTGATCGACGCCCGCAGGCACGGTCCCATCAGCCGCTACACCTTCCCCGGCGGCAGACCGGGCTGGCTGATCACCGGATACGACCTGGTGCGGGCGGTGCTGGCCGACTCGCGGTTCAGCTCGCGCAAGGAGCTCATGCTGCACCCGACCCTCGACTACTCGGGTTTCGAGATTCCGCCCGCGCCACCCGGCGAATTCCTCCTGATGGATGAGCCGAGGCACGGGCGCTATCGAAAACCGTTGGTGGGCAAGTTCACCGTACGTCGGATGCGAATGCTCGGCGAGCGCGTCGAACAGGTCACCGCGGATCATCTGGACGCCATGGAAAAGGCCGGTCCGCCAACGGATCTGGTGACCGCCTTTGCCAAACCCATTCCCGCCGTCATGATCTGTGAGCTACTGGGCGTGCCGTACCGGGATCGGGATCGCTTCCAGGATCAGGTCTACTCGTTCATGGGCGGGGAGACGAGCGACGAGGACATGGTCGTGGCCTACACCGCGGTCCAGCAATACCTCGCGGAGCTGGTGGCCGCCAAACGCGCGAACCCGACCGACGACGTGCTCAGCGACCTCACCGACGGCGACCTGACCGACGAGGAGTTGCAGGGAATAGCCCTGGTTCTGCTCGCGGCCGGGCTCGACACCACCGCGAATATGTTGGCGCTGGGCACTTTCGCGCTGCTGCGCAACCCGGCACAGCTCGACGCGCTGCGCGCCGATCCGGCGCTCATCGACCGGGCCGTCGAGGAACTGCTGCGGTATCTGAGCGTCGCCAAGACATTTCAGCGCACGGCGCTGGAGGACGTCGAGTTGGGCGGCACGACCATCGAGGCCGGGCAGGTGGTCATCCTGTCGATGAACACCGCCAATCGCGATCCCGAGCGCTTCGCCGAACCCGACGTGCTCGATCTCGGCAGGCAGGCCGTCGGGCATCTGGCCTTCGGCCACGGTATTCACCAGTGCCTCGGCCAGCAGCTCGCCCGCGTCGAGATGCGGGTCGCGTTCCCCGCGCTGCTAGACCGTTTCCCCGCGCTGCGCCTCGACGTGCCCGCCGAAAAGGTAAGCCTGCGACCGGAATCCGAGGATATCTACGGGGTGAGGAGCCTGCCGGTCACCTGGACGGTGTGATTCGGTGCTCCACCGCGTCGACCCGTCGCCGGAGCAGACAGAATTCGTTACCCTCCGGATCGGCGAGCACATGCCATGTTTCGGCGCCCGTCTGGCCGATGTCGACCTCGCGCGCACCCGCGGCGAGCAGCCGCGCCAATTCCGCGTCCTGATCACGGTCGGTGGGGCTGACGTCCAGGTGCAGCGGCAGCTTCCCGCGTCTCGGCTCGGCGCTGCGGCTCAACACCAGCGTCGGCTGCGGCCCGCCGAAGCCGGTTCCGGGCGGGCCGATCTCCAGATCGTCACCCTCCCAACCGAGTTCGACGTAGCCGAGGACCTCGCACCAGAATTCTCCCAACCGTTGCGGGTCGACGCAGTCGATGACGAGTTCGGTGATCCGGCAAGCCATGCGTGTGACCCTACGCGCGCATGGCTACCTCCACACGTCCTGAGGGGCAAAGCATTTCACGATGGTCGACGGACCATGGTCGCGTACCAGAACTGAACCGTGTGCCGCTCCGGCACGAAGGCGTCGTCCGCGGCGGCGGTCAGATCCTCGATATCCCAGCCGCTTCCGAACGCCTCGGTCAACTCCGCGCCGGAGATACCCTTGGTCCCCGGACCGCCGAAACCCGGCTGGTTGCGATCGCTGAAGCAGCGCAGATGCAGCAGCGCTCCCGGACGACAGGCACCGTACAGCACCGCCGCATAGCGGGAGCGGTCTTCGGGATACAGACTGTGGAAGCAGCCGATATCGAAGGCGTCACCCTGCGCCGCCTGGCCGCCGGACTGGGCGTCCAAGTGCCCTGCAACGGAATTCCGGCGCGGACGGATACGCCGAGGGACTCGGGTTCATCCTCGCGGGCATCCAGGTCCGGGCCGACCGCGAGACCCGAGCCGTCGAATGATCCCGTAGGCGCACAGGCACTTCCATACGGCACGACAATTCCGATGCGGCGTGCGGCGATCAGCCCATGATCGTACGATCCGGCCGGGTCGTCCGCGCACCGGTCACCGAGTAAAGAATCGCCTAATTTCTGGGGAAAGCAACAGGTTCGGCGGCGTACGGCTCGACTTCGACTGCCGGACAAGCCGATATGTCATGGAATATACGTTTCCCCTTGGTACATAACACAACTGGGGATAATAGACCGATTGGTCGCGGTGCTACGATTCTCGCGACGCTCGGAAAATCAACCGGGGATCGGGACCCGACACCGAGCGCACCGCGGGGACCCCGAATGTCGTCCGGGTCTCCGGATTTCCCTTTCCATCAAGAGATATCGCGAGAAATCCATGTTCAAGAAGTTCGCCGCCGTCGGCGCAGCGATATTCGCGTTCGCCATTCCGATATCCAGCTCGCAGAGTTCCGCGGATCCCGTACCCGGGTGGAACAACCCGCCGCCGCCGGACAAAATCGTCATCGACGTGGTCACCGTCAACGGAACCGGTTGCCCGCCGGGCACCGCGGCCGTGGCGGTTTCCCCGGACAACACGGCCTTCACGGTGACATACAGTCAATACACCGCGCAGGTCGGCGTCGGCGCGGGCCCGACCGATTTCCGGCGGAACTGCCAGCTCAACCTGCTCGTGCACGTGCCACAGGGATTCACCTACGGCATCGCCCAGGCGGACTACCGCGGCTTCGCGCACCTCGAAGCCGGCGCGACCGCGCTCGAACGGGCACGGTATTACTTCCAGGGCAATTCGCCGACCCAGTACATCGACCACCCGTTCAACGGCCTCTACGACGACGACTGGCAGACAACGGATTCGACTCCGGTCGGCTCGGTCGTATTCCTGCCCTGCGGCGAAAATCGCAACTTCAATATCAATACCGAACTGCGGGCGAACGCGGGCACCTCGGACCCGACCAAGACCACGAGCTTCATCACCATGGATTCCACGGACGGAAGCATCACCACCACTTACCACTTCGCCTGGAAGCAGTGCTGACCGCGCAATCGGATCAACTCGGTTTCACCTATTTCGCCGGTACCTCATAGGTGCGCCGAGTAAATCCGTTGCGTTCAAATGACGGTGTCGCCGGGAAGAACCCCGAAATTCCCGGCGGCACCGTCGCAGGCAATTCGACGGCCGCGCCGAACACGCTCGACGATTCACCCGTCGCCCAAAGCCATGAGTTTCAGTTGCAGCAGTGCCCCGAAGCGGGCGTCGGGGTCGCTCAGATCGATTCCACCGACCTCGCCGATGCGCCGCAGTCGGTACCGGAAGGTATTCGGGTGGATAT
This region includes:
- a CDS encoding VOC family protein, yielding MACRITELVIDCVDPQRLGEFWCEVLGYVELGWEGDDLEIGPPGTGFGGPQPTLVLSRSAEPRRGKLPLHLDVSPTDRDQDAELARLLAAGAREVDIGQTGAETWHVLADPEGNEFCLLRRRVDAVEHRITPSR
- a CDS encoding DUF4360 domain-containing protein, with the translated sequence MFKKFAAVGAAIFAFAIPISSSQSSADPVPGWNNPPPPDKIVIDVVTVNGTGCPPGTAAVAVSPDNTAFTVTYSQYTAQVGVGAGPTDFRRNCQLNLLVHVPQGFTYGIAQADYRGFAHLEAGATALERARYYFQGNSPTQYIDHPFNGLYDDDWQTTDSTPVGSVVFLPCGENRNFNINTELRANAGTSDPTKTTSFITMDSTDGSITTTYHFAWKQC
- a CDS encoding cytochrome P450 → MSEPLHTVTTMPTQRRPGHPFDPPAELIDARRHGPISRYTFPGGRPGWLITGYDLVRAVLADSRFSSRKELMLHPTLDYSGFEIPPAPPGEFLLMDEPRHGRYRKPLVGKFTVRRMRMLGERVEQVTADHLDAMEKAGPPTDLVTAFAKPIPAVMICELLGVPYRDRDRFQDQVYSFMGGETSDEDMVVAYTAVQQYLAELVAAKRANPTDDVLSDLTDGDLTDEELQGIALVLLAAGLDTTANMLALGTFALLRNPAQLDALRADPALIDRAVEELLRYLSVAKTFQRTALEDVELGGTTIEAGQVVILSMNTANRDPERFAEPDVLDLGRQAVGHLAFGHGIHQCLGQQLARVEMRVAFPALLDRFPALRLDVPAEKVSLRPESEDIYGVRSLPVTWTV